In Embleya scabrispora, the DNA window CCCGCCCATCACCCGATGACATCGCCCACGCCGCCGCCGAGCGAGGGCCGCCCGGGTGGCGGGCGGTGCTCGCTCGACGGCGCCGCCCGGGGTCAGCGGGCGATCGGGGCGTCCACCAGGTCGGTCCACCACAGGACTCGGCCCCCGTGGTGGCCGATCATCGCCTCGGCGAGGGTGCGGCGGGCGGTGTGTGGGGTGCGGCGCCATTCCGGGAAGCGCCACATCCAGCGGCGGACCTCGTCGAGATCGTGGTTCGCGCGCAAGAGGTTGGCGCCGACGAAGGCGATCTCCGCCCACCGGGGGCCGAGCGCCACCCGGCCCCAGTCGACGACGGAAAGCCTGCCGTCCGGGCGGATGAGCATGTGGCCCGAGATCAGGTCGGTGTGCAGCAGGCGGTTCCCGCACAGCGCACTCGCCCGGCCGGGAGGCAGGTGTTCACGCAGGCGGCCGACGAGGGTGGGCAATCCGGCGCTGCGTCCCGGCTGGATGCGGCCGATGCGGTCGATGGCGCCGACCACTTGGACGAAGTCGGCCGAGCCGAGCCGGAACCGGAGCGGCCGGCCCTCGATGTGCTCGAACACGAGTACGCGCCACCCGTCGACGGTGCCGTGTCGAAGCAGCCGCGGCGAAAGCACCCCGGTGACGGCGCTCGCCGCGATCTCGCTGGTCTGGGCGCGGGCGGCAATCGGCGCACCGGCTTCCTCGGCGACCTTCACGAACACCCGACCGGTGGGCGTGGTGACGGTCGCGACGAACGAACTCCCGTGCGGCCCGGCACTCCGCACCACCGACCGCACGGGCCCGGCGAGCGATTCGACGAACACCCCCACACGCGGAGGCAGTTGCGCCCAGCGATAAACCCCGCTCATCCCACCTCCCGCACGAATCCGCACCCCGACACGATCCGCGGCCCGGACTCCCGCACCGCCGGCCCGGACAACGGCACCGCCTCCACCACCCGCCCGGCCCGATCGATGCGCCACAACCCCCGCACCACGCCCGCCAGTTGCTTATCAAGGTCCAAGGGCACCAAGTGCCCAGTCGGACACAGATACGGCGACCGCCCAACCTCGATCGGCTGCACCACCGCAACCCGCTCCGACGCAACCGGAAGCGCCACGACAGTGCCCTCCGGCAACTCCGCATGCCCATCCACATGCCGAACGCGCGATCCGACCCGAAGCGCCAACCGCCCCGCGCCTTCCGGATATTCTTGAATCTCCATCACTGCCTCACAGTGGATCGATGGAGACAGCGGCCCGGGTACTTGCCTGGAATCGAGCCACCGGGCCGCTGTCGCTGGAAGGCAGGTGGGCGGGCGCTGCTTCGAATCGGTCACCCGCCCACCTGCGGTCATTCGATGCGTTCGGGAACCCACGGCGGCGAGTCGGGAGTGTGCCGAACCTCGTAGCGATCAACGGTCCATTTCGGCGTCCCGTCGGCCGGTTGCACGGTGACGAGACCGGACCCGACATTGATCACCGTGCCGGTCGGACACACCCGCCGCTCACTCTCCCGCACGTGCTCCATGACGTCCCCGACACACACCGTCGGCAGATGACTCATTCCAACTCCTCTACGGAAAACGGAAGTTGACGTAACAGGCGAGATGTAAACCGCCTCGGCAGCCGCATCGGGCGAGAGCACACACACATCCCCGGCCCTGGCTGCGAATGGCGTGCCCGCGAGCGTGCGAGCGAACACAGTTTGCGGATTGGCCGACTCACAGATCCCACACAGCCCGCTGAGGCCGTCCCGAATTCATGCCCCTGCCGGGGGAGTTGAAGGTGTCGTATGGACGGGGTCCGACCGGATCCGATGCATGGCGATACCTCTTGCCTGCGGGTGGCGGTGCGCACGGATTCCGGGTGCGACTGGTGAAGGTCACGCAGAGGTGAGCACCTGTGACAGCATCCACACTGACAGGATCACAAAGCTGCATGCAAGTCTCATCGCAAATTTGCACTCAAAGGACGTTCCTTCGGTCGGCGACCGCCGGAACGGCCGGCACTATGTACGACGACTGGGAGGGAGGAGCATGGCCACGATTCCGGGCTATGCCGGCCGACGGCTGGGCGCCGCGCTCAAGGCGATGCGCAAACAGAATGACTTGACGCTTGGTCAAGTTGCCACCCAACTCGGATGGGATGGCAGTAAGGTCAGCCGGATCGAAAACGCCAAATCGGGCCTGCGTCGCCTTGATCTCCTCAAGTTGGGTGCGCTGTATGGCATCCCGAGCAGCGATCTCGAAGCCATGGAGGCATGGCTCGAAGATTCAACGGGTGTGCAATGGTGGGCCTGCTACAAGGACATCCTGACGACGGTCTACGAAGAACGCATTTCACTGGAAAGCCAGTCGACGCGCATTGTCACCGCTGCGAGTAGTGCCATCCCTGGGCTGCTTCAGGCACCTGGCTACGCACGGGCAACGTTCGAAATCAGCCCGTTCGTGACAGACCCCGATGACGCGTCCGCGCTCGTAGAGATCCGGTCACGCAGGCAACGCATTTTCACCGATGAGGCCCCGGTCACCTACACCGCGCTTCTGGCCGAAGCGCTTCTACATGCGCAGATTGCCTCTTTGGATGTCCACCGCGAACAGTTGGCCCACCTGCTGGAGCTGAGTAGCCTGAGGTCCGTAGAGGTTCGGATTGCCCCGTTCGCGTCCCCGTTCCTGGTGGTTGGAGAGGTTTCGATCCTGGAGTTCAACGGGCCCCAAGATCCGAGTGTGGTGTTCGTCGAATATCAAGGCGGAGCCCTCTTCAAGGAGACACCAAGGGACGTGCTCCGTTTCCGGCGCCTGCTGGACCGCACAACAGACGCATGCCTGTCGGGCTCCGCAAGTCGTGACCTGATCAAAGCCAGATTGGAAGAGCTGAAGTGACCGAGATAAACCGGGCCCCTTGGCGGACTGCAAGCTACAGCGTGGACAACAACAACTGCGTGGAAGTGGCTCCCCTGCCCTCGTCCACCGGCATACGCGACACCAAGGACCGAGGTCGAGGCCACCTGGAGATCAGTGCCGCCTCGTGGGGCGAACTGCTGAAGGAGATCAAGGGCTGACGGCGTCGTTTGGTGGGGCCCTGGGCCGGCCGAGTTGAGGTGTCGGCTGCGCCAAGTGTGAGTTGCGGGTTGTGCCGCGCGTGTGAGTGCGGCGTCGGGTGGGGCTACTTACGCCGCGGCTGAGTACCTGCGCTCATGCCCGTGCGCAGTGTCCCTCCCTAGCGTCGATCCCATGCACGAAACGACGTCAGACGCGAACACCCCCCGCAAGCACGGCCGCAGCCCCGTCACCCTCTACGTGATCGCGGTCGTCTGCCTGATGCTCGTCATGGCCCTGGTCGACGTCGCCGCGCTCCTGACCAATGCCGTCGCCGGCGAGAACTGCGCCCAGTCCTGCCCCGCCGACCCGACCGCGCGCGACGACCACCTCGTCCTGTGGGCCAAGCTCAGCGGTGTCGCGGCGCTGGTCAGCATGTTCCTGACCGCGAGCCTGCCCTCCCGCTTCCGGTGGCCCGTCGGCCTCCTCTTCCTCGGCGGTGCCTTCGTACTCCAGGCCGTCGCGCTCACGTCCTGACGACAGCGCCGCCCGCCGCCCGGGGCTCACGCGCACAACCGGGCCAACGCCGCCCTGCTCTCGTCGTCCGCCGCCCGAAAGACCAGCAGCCGCTGACTCGGGTCCTGCAACGGCACCAGCACCTCGAAGTGCATCGCGAGCATGCCGGCCTCCGGGTGGCGCAGTACCTTGTGGCCGCGGCCGTTGATCGCGATGTCCCGCTCGGCCCACAAGCGCGCGAACTCCGCCTCCCCCGCGTGCAATTCCGCGATGAGGTCGGTCAACGCGCGGTCCTCCGGATGCGCGGCCCATGCCGCGCGCAGGTGGGCCACCCCCTCGCGCACCACCCGGTCCCGATCGACGTACAGCTCCCGGATCACCGGATGCATCAGGCACAACCACATCGCGTTGCGCCGCGCAGGCGGAAGGGCGTCGAAATCGATCAGCAGCCTGGTCGACTCCCGATTCCAGGCCAGGACGTCGTAGCGGTGGTTCATCAGCATGGCCGGCAGCGGCGACAGATCGGCAACCAGCCCGGCCAGCAACGGCGCAGCCCCCGTCGCGGGCTCGTCGGCGGTGTGGGGGCGCCGGCCGGCCAGGTCGAAGAGGTAGGCCCGTTCGGCCGGGGCCAGCCGCAGTGCCCCGGCCAGTGCCTCCACCACGTCGGCCGAGGGCCGCATCCCGCGACCCTGTTCCAGCCGTACGACGTAGTCCACGCTGACCCCGGCCAGTTCGGCGACCTCCTCGCGGCGCAGCCCCGGGGTCCGCCGGGGCTGCCGGCGTGGCGGCAGGCCGAGGTCGTGCGGGTCCAGCCGTTCCCGCCTGGCGCGCAGGAACGCGGCCAACTCATGTGTCGTGTCCACGGTGTGGGTGGTGGTCGTCATGTCCGTGCCAACAGTCGGGGTGGGATCGGCGTTCCCAGGATGTTCCCTCCCTTACCCCCTGTTCGCGGCGGTCACAGGCTGGTACCCGGCAACGGATCACGCGCAAAGGACAGGGAGTACACGATGGCACTCACCCTCGACACCTACCGGCTGATGGGCCGCTCCGGGCTGCGGGTCTCACCCCTGGCGCTGGGCGCGGCGACCTTCGGTACCGAGTGGGGCTGGGGAGCCGAGCGGGACGAGGCGCGCCGGCTGTTCGACACCTATGTCGAGCGCGGCGGCAACTTCATCGACACCGCCGACACCTACACCGACGGCAGTTCCCACCGCCTGCTGGGCGAGTTCATGCGCGACAGGCGGGAGAGCCTGGTTCTGGCGACGAAGTACTCGACGCTGCGCCGCCCCGGCGACCCGAATGCCGGCGGCGCACACCGGAAGAACCTGTTCGCGTCGGTGGAAACGAGTCTGCGACAGCTGAACACCGACTACATCGATCTGCTCTACCTGCACGTGTGGGATGTCCGTACACCGGTCGACGAGATCCTGCGCGGTCTGGACGATCTGGTCCGGCAGGGCAAGGTCCTCTACGTGGGCATCTCCAGCGCCCCGGCCTGGCAGGTGTCGCGCATGCAGGCGATCGCCGACCTGCGCGGCTGGTCGCCGCTGGTGGCGCTGCAGATCGAATTCAACCTGATCGAGCGCACGGGCGAACGTGACCTGATCCCCATGGCACGCGAGATGGGGCTGGGGGTGGTCCCGTTTTCGCCGCTGGCCGGCGGCGTGCTCTCCGGCAAGTACAGCCGCGACGACCTGACCGCGGCGCAGGCCGCGACGCAGGCCGCGCCCGGCGACGGCACCCGACGGAGCCTCGCCCTGGGCACGCTCACCGAACGCGGCCTCGCCATCGCCGACGTCGTGAAGGAGGTCGCCGAGGAGCTGGACCGCGCACCCGTCCAGGTCGCCCTGGCCTGGGCCCTGCACCACCCGCACGTGACCGCCCCGATCATCGGCGCCCGTACGGCCGCCCAACTGGAGAACAACCTGGGCGCCCTGGAGGTCGACCTCACCGCCGCCCACCTGGCCCGCCTCGACGAGGTGAGCACGATCGCACTCGGCTACCCGCACGACCTGCTCGCCGGCGCTCACATCCGCACCGTGACCACCGGCGACGTGCGGATCGAAGCCCGCCGCTGACACCCGGCGACCCCGAGGGCGGCACCGGCCCGGACGCCGTCCTCGGGGTGCGCCTGGCCGGCGACCCCCCGTCACCCCATCGCCAACGCGAACCACACCCGCTTGCCGTCGGGAAGCGGCGTCACACCGCACTCGTTGGCCAGGCTCGTCATCAACGGGATGCCCCGCCCCGACTCCGCGTCCCAGGACGGGCGGCGTCGGCGCGGGGCCGCCGGGATGGCCGCCCCGCCGTCCTCGACGCCGACCACCAACTGCCCGCAGGGCACGTCGTGCAGCAGTTCGACCCGGACCACGGTGCCATCCGGCGTGTGTCGGACCGCGTTGGACACCAGCTCGCTCGCCAGCAGCTTCGTGGTCTGCGCCGTGTCGGCGGAGGCGCCCGCCCCGATCGCGCACTCGTGGACGAAGTTGCGCACGTGTCGCACCACTTCGGCCGTACCGACGCAGCGGAGTTCGGCGACGGGGGCCAACATGTGGTGTCCGGCCCGATCGGCCGGCGCGTGAATCCGGGTGGCTGGCATGTCTTCTCCCCAATTCGATGTGGGTCGCCGCTGGGACACCCCGTACTCACCGGGAAGAAAGAAGAAGCGGCCCACATCGAGCATCACCGTGTCGCATAAATGCAACCAAGTACTTCGGCATAAATAACTCTTTCGGGTGACGCCGACCAAACCCGGTCGCGATCCATTCAGACCCGGAGCACAATCCCGGACGAAGCCACCCCGGGAGGACCCAGATGCGCAGCCACGCAAGACGCCGATTGGGTACGGAACTTCGGCTGCTCCGCACGGCGTCGGGTCTGTCCGGCGAGGAGGTGGCCGATTCCTGCGGCTGGGACCAATCCAAGATCAGCCGCATCGAGACCGCGAAGGTCGCGGTGTCGCGACACGATCTGCATCGCCTCTGCGGCATATACGGGGTCTGCGCGGCCGACGTCGAACGCCTCGAAGCGCTCCTGATCGAGACGCGCGGGCCGCGCTGGTGGGTCGCCTACTCGGACGTACTCGACGCCGCCTATCAGGAACTGATCGCGCTGGAGTCGCAGGCCACGGAGATCCGCGCCGCCAACGCCGGGATGATCCTCGGCCTGCTCCAGACCCGCGACTACGCGGCGGCCGTGATCGGCTCGGGGCCGATGATCCCCGACCCCGAACGCGCCGACGCGCTCGTGGAGATCCGGATGCGGCGACAGCGCGTGCTCACCGGGCCGAACCCGGCCAGGTTCCGCTCCGTCCTCGCCGACGGCGCCCTGCAATGCGAGATCGGCGGTCGCGGCGTGCTCACCCGCCAACTCGCCCATCTCCTCGAACTCGGTGAATTGCCCAACATCGACATCCACGTGATACCGACGAGTTCCACCGCGAACGCCTACAACGGCGGCCTGACCATGTTCGATTTCTCCGGCCCGCACGCGCCCAGCGTGCTGTTCGTCGAATACCACGGCGGCATGCTGGTCAAGGAGGACGATCGCGACCTGCGCCGCTATCGCCGCCACCTCGACTACCTGTTCGCCAACGCCCTCTCCACCGACGACTCCAGAACCCTCATCTCGGCAAGGATGCGATCCCTGTGAACAACTTCCCGAACGCCTGGCGCAAGTCCACCCACTCGGGACACCAGGGCGACTGCGTGGAAGTGGCCCCGCGCATCGCCCATCTAGCGATCCGGGACAGCAAGCGCCCGGCGCAGGCCCAGTTGCGGCTGCCCCACCACGCCTGGCCCGACTTCCTGGCCTCGCTGCGACACGGGTGATCCACCCCGCCGCCGACCGCGACGATCGGCCGCGCCGTCTCGCGCCGAAAATCGGGATGAGCCGGCCGACCGGGCCCGGCTAGGGTGGTGGCATGTCCGCCGCCGCATTCACGAGGACTCGCCGCCACTAGCGGCGGGCCGAGGCTTCCTCTCTTCCGGTTCCGCCGCACTTCGGGTCCCTGCCGGTGTGGCCGTTTCGGGCTGCCCGGCTCCGAACTGCCTTGCGGAGCCTTCTCGTGCCCTACCCCACTCATGGCGGACGCCATGAGCTCGGTCAGAACTTCCTCGTCGATCCCGCGGTGATCGACCTCTTCACGGACCTGGTCGGGCGTACGTCCGGGCCGGTCGTGGAGATCGGGCCCGGTGACGGTGCCCTCACCCTGCCGCTGAGCCGCACCGGTCGGCCGCTCACCGCGGTCGAGCTCGATCCCCGACACGCTCGGCGGCTGGCCCGTCGGGTGCCCGGGCACGTCCGGGTCGTGGCGGCCGATGTGATGCGGTTCCGGTTCCCCGATCGGCCCTTCACCGTGGTGGGCAACCTGCCCTTCCATCTGACGACTTCGGTGTTGCGGCGGCTGCTGGACACCGGACACTGGCAATCCGCGGTGCTGCTGGTGCAGTGGGAGGTGGCCCGGCGCCGGGCGGGTGTGGGTGGGGCCTCGATGCTGACGGCGGCCTGGTGGCCGTGGTTCGACTTCGAGGTGCACGCGCGCGTCCCGGCTCGGGCGTTTCGGCCGATGCCGTCGGTGGACGGCGGGTTGTTGTCCATGACGCGCCGGAGCACGCCGCTGGTCGTCGGGGCGCGGGAGCCGTACCAGGAGTTCGTCCGCCACGTGTTCACCGGGCCGGGACGCGGGCTGCGCGAAATCCTGGAGCGCACCGGCCGGTTGCCCGGAGCCTCGGTGCGCGACTGGCTCGTCGCCGGCCGGATCTCCCCCCTCGCGCTGCCCAAGGATGTGACGGCGGGTCAGTGGGCCTCGCTGTGGCGTGCGGTCGAGGGAGGAGGACGCGCGGACGGCGGCGAGGCGCGCGCCGGCCGACCGGGGGCCGGGCGGTGGCGGTCCCGGCGGTGACGTGGGCGGCGGCCCGTGCTCAGGCCCGCGCGATCGGCTCCTGGAGTTCGGTCACCCACTGCTTCGGGTCCGGTGGGCACTCCAGGTTGACCTCGCGCGGGTAGCCGAGGGAGCGGTAGCCGTTGGCGTCGATCCAGTGGGCCAGGGCCTGCACGCCGCTCATCACGTCGTCCATCGAGCCCCGATGCACGAAGGTGGCGGCGTGCTCGATCGGCGGCAGGTCCACGATCGCGAAGTCGTGTTCCGGGCGCGGGTCGGCCGCGGCCGGAATGCCGGCGTTGATGACGATCGTGTCGTCGCGGTCGGGCGAGACCTCGTAGGAGGCGATGCCCGGCCCGGTCGGCGCCACCCCGGCGGCGGCCATCCGGCGGCACAGTTCGTCGTACAGCGGCCCGATGATCGGCCCGATGTCGCGCGGCCCGTCGGCGTCGACCGTGGTGGTCGCGGTCAGGACGGCCACCCGGACCCCGGGGACGCGCTTGAGCACGATGTCGTCGTCGGCCATCCGGCCCTCCGCCTCGATGGTGCGCAGCCTCGCCTCGACCTGGGCCAACCGCCGGCCGTCCGCCGCCACCGCCGCGGCGAGCTCGGCCCGGCGCAGCCGCAACATGCCGCGCAACTCGCCGGCGCTCACCTGCTCGTCCAGGATGCTCCGGACCTGCTGGAGGGTGAAGCCGAGGTCCTTCAGCGCGATCACCCGGTTGAGCCGGGCGAGTTGCTCGGCTCGATAGAAGCGGTAGCCGCTGACCGGGTCGACCCGGTCGGGGCGCAGCAGGCCGATGGCGTCGTAGTGCCGCAACATGCGGATGGACACGTTGCCGTGCCGGGCGAAGTCTCCGATGGTGAACATGACGCCTCCCAGTGCACGGCCTCACACGGTGTCAGGGTCAAGCCGCCGGGCCCGCGCCCTCACTCCACCGGCCCCGCCAGATCCCACCCCGGCGCCCGGACGTGGACGTGCACGCTGCCCGGCGCCACCTCCTCGCCGCAGCCGCGGCACATCAGGGCGGGGTCGAACGGGTGGTCCCCGTGTCGGAAGTCCACCGGCGGCTCGTCGGTCAGCCACCGGTCGCCCCAGGCCGCGAGGGTCTGCAGCACCGGCGCCAGGTCGCGGCCCCGGGCGGTCAGGTGGTACTCGAAGCGCGGCGGTCGTTCCTGGTAGCGCCGCCGCTCCAGGACCCCGGCCGCCTCCAGGGCGCGCAGCCGGGTGGTCAGGATGTCCCGGGGTGCGCCCGTGTTGCGCGCGATCACGTCGAAGCGGTGGTTGCCGAAGCCCATTTCGCGAATGGCCGGCAGCGCCCACTTCTCGCCGACCACACCCAGCGCCGACGCGACCGAGCAGGGCCGACCGACCGGCGCCCGGGCGGCGCGAGACCGTGCGGGAGCACCTGCCGCCGCCCTATCGGGCGCCCGACCGGAGTCGGCACCGGAGCCGATGGACAGGGCGTCCGAGGAATCGGAGGAGCCGGAAGACCTTGAGGAGCCGGAAGACCCGGAGGAGCCGGAAGAATCAGCGTTGACGACCACGCCCACAAGGTTGCCATCCCCAACTCACCCGCGCTACGTTGACCGACGAAGTGAGTTGGATTTTCCAATCCACTAGATCGGAAGGCGGCCGCCGTGAACAACGAGGCGTTACCCGCCGACGACGGAGTCGGCCCGCGTCGGTGATCACCGGCGGCGCCGGCCCGGCCGTCGCCCCCGCCGGGCGGTCCCTTTCCCCTTCCCGACGCTCCTCCCGAAAGCAGCCGTTCATGCAGATCCCCGGCTCCGTAGCCCTCGTCACCGGCGCCAATCGTGGCCTCGGTCGCGCCTTCGCGCGTGCCCTGGTCGCCCGCGGCGCACGCACCGTGTACGCCGGCGCCCGCGACCCGGGCACCGTCACCGATCCCGGGGTCGTCCCGATCGAACTCGACATCACCGACCCCGAGCAGGTCGCCGCCGTCGCCCGCCGGCTCGACGACGTCACCCTGCTGGTCAACAACGCGGGCGTGTCCGGCTCGGCGTCGTTCCTGGGTGCCGGGACATCGGACCCGGCCCGCGCCGAGATGGAGACCAACTACTTCGGCACGTTGTCCATGAGCCGCGCCTTCGCCCCCGTGTTGGCCCGCAACGGCGGCGGCGCACTGGTGAACGTGCTCTCCGTGCTGTCCTTCATGACCCTGCCGCAGGTCGGCTCGTACAGTGCCTCCAAGGCCGCCGCCTGGTCGCTCACCAACGCGCTCCGCCTGGACCTCGCGGCCCAGGGCACCCTCGTGGTCGGGGTGCACGCGGGCTTCATCGACACCGAGATGGCCGCCGCCGTCCCGCTGCCCAAGATCGCCCCGGAGGACGTGGCCGGGCAGACCCTGGACGCGGTCGAGGCCGGCGCGTACGAGGTCCTGGTGGACCACTACAGCCGCGACGCCAAGGCCGCCCTGTCCGCTGCCCCGGAGGTCCTGTACCCGGCCCTGCGCGCCTGACCGAGGCCCCTCCCGCACCGGGGCCTCCCGCCGGTCAGTCGTGGCCGTGGTCGCCGGACTGGGCGAGGGAGCGGGTCACGCCGGCCTGCAACTCGGCACGGGCGGCCTCGTCGGTCGCGCCCGACCGGTCGAAGGCCGCCAACGCGCCGCGCCACAGCTCGGCGGCCTCCCGGTAGGCGAAGTGGATCTCCGCGTCCGAGGCGGCGAGGCGGGCGTAGTGGGCGGCCTTCGCCGCCGTCGCGCGCGAGGCCGAGGCCAGGTAGTGGTGCGCCAGCGCGGAGACGTCCCGGGGCCGCACCGCCTCGATCGCCTCGGCCGTGCGCGCGTGCATCCGGGCCCGGCGCAGTTGGGACAGGTCCTCGTACAGGGTGTCCCGCACCAGCGCGTGGGTGAACCGCAGTTGGCCCGCGTCGGGCTCCACGAGCAGACCGGTCAGCAGCGCCGACTCGACCGCGTCGAGCACCGTGTCCTCGTCCGTGCCGCTCTGCGCGAGCAGGACGTCGACGTCGATGTCCCGGCCGAGCACACACGCCTGCTTGAGCACCTCCTGCGCGGCCTTGGGCAACCCGGCGACATGGCGGCGGATCACGTCGCGCACCCCGACCGGCACCTCGGACACCGCCGCGTGCGCGCCCTCGGCGGCCAGCACCCGGGCCGTCTCCAGGACGTAGAACGGGTTGCCCGCGGTGCGGTCCACGATCGCCCGTACGGTGTCCTCGTCGATCGCCGCCGAGACCGCGCCGCGGACCAGGTCGCCCACCGCCTCCGGGGCCAGGCCGGTGAGTTCGACCCGTTCCGGACCGCACCGCGCCAGCCGGGCCAGCGCGTCGGCGAGCAGGTCGCCCACCTCGTTGTGCCGATAGGTGACCACGAGCAGCACCCGACCGGTCGCGTCCCGGTCGGTGGCCAGATGGCACAGCAGCGCCAGCGTCTCCTCGTCGGCGCGGTGCACGTCGTCCAGGACCAGCAACCACGGCGTCTCGGCGGTGGCCCGGGCAAGGTAGCCCACCACCGCCTGATGCAACATCAGCTTGGCGGCGGCCTGATCGCCCACCGGGCTGTACGAGTCGGCGAGCAACGGCGCCAACACGCGCGCGGTGTCCTCGTCCGGCGGGCTCACCGCGGCCAGCGTGCGCAACATCTGGGTCCACGGCCACCCGGCGGGCGCACCGCCCGATTCGGGGCAGCGCCCCCAGGCCGCCCGCCAGCCCTCGGCGGCCAGCAACTCCCGTACATGCTCGGTCAACGCGGTCTTGCCCTCGCCCGGATCACCGCTGACCAGCGCCACCGCGAGCCGCCCGTCGGCCCGCTTCGCCGCGTTCAGCAGGTCGGCCGTCTCGACGGCCCTACCGATCAACGTGCTCGTGCGCGCCACCGGCACGTCCTCCTCCAGCTCGTCGGAAACCCGTACCGGCTCCGCGACTTCCCGACGCGCGGCGGGCGCCCCGGGCGCGGCGGCCGGCGTCGGCACCGCCTCCGGCGCGTCCAACTCGGCGGAGTGGGCCAGGATGTCGGCCTCCAGGCGCTGCAACCGCGACCCGGGCTCGACCCCCAACTCCTCGCGCAGCGCCGCCCGTACGCGGCGCAACACCGCGAGCGCGTCGCCCTGGCGGGCACACCGGTACAGCGCCAGCGCCAACAACCGCCAACTCTCCTCCCGCAGCGGGTGCGCCGCCGCGTGTGCCTCCAGGCCGGGCACGATGCCGGACGCCTGCCCGATGGCGAGACCGGCCTCGGCCCGACGCTCCACCGCGACCAGGCGCAACTCCTCCAGCCGGGCCGCCTCGGGCCGGGCCCACGGCTCGTCGGCGAACTGCGCGTACGCGGGCCCGCGCCACAGGTCGAGCGCCGCGGTCAACTCGCGTAGCGCGTCCTGCGCCGCCCCCGCCGCGAGGAGACCCCCGGCCCGGTGCACCAGGGCCTCGAAGCGCCACGCGTCGACCTCGTCCGTACCCACCCGGAACGCGTACCCCGGCGGCGCGGTGACCAGCACCGTCGAGGGGGTGCGCGGCGCGCGGTCGGGTTCGAGCGCGCGGCGCAGGTGCGATACGAAGGTCTGCACGGACCCGAGCGCGCGGTGCGGCGACTCGCCGTGCCACAGGTCCTCGATCAGCCGGTCGACCGGTACGACGTGCCCGCGCGCCAGGACGAGCCGAGCGAGAACGGCCCGATGACGTGGGCCGCGCAGGTCGGCCCGCCGGTCACCGTCCCACGCTTCGAGCGCTCCCAGAACACGAAACGTCAGCATGGATAAGAGACCTTACTGATGCGTCACGAGCGGCCGAGCGGCGGCCGGGGCCGAAGTCGTCCGGCTGTTGTCCCATGCCCGGATCAACACCGACTCGACGCCCGGTGAACACGCTTGCCGGGTTCATGTCGGCGGCATGCCGGGCACATGTCGCGCCGGTGCCGACGCCCCTTCGCCCGCTCGCCGTTCGTCGGACACCGGG includes these proteins:
- a CDS encoding MerR family transcriptional regulator — protein: MFTIGDFARHGNVSIRMLRHYDAIGLLRPDRVDPVSGYRFYRAEQLARLNRVIALKDLGFTLQQVRSILDEQVSAGELRGMLRLRRAELAAAVAADGRRLAQVEARLRTIEAEGRMADDDIVLKRVPGVRVAVLTATTTVDADGPRDIGPIIGPLYDELCRRMAAAGVAPTGPGIASYEVSPDRDDTIVINAGIPAAADPRPEHDFAIVDLPPIEHAATFVHRGSMDDVMSGVQALAHWIDANGYRSLGYPREVNLECPPDPKQWVTELQEPIARA
- a CDS encoding winged helix-turn-helix transcriptional regulator, which translates into the protein MVGEKWALPAIREMGFGNHRFDVIARNTGAPRDILTTRLRALEAAGVLERRRYQERPPRFEYHLTARGRDLAPVLQTLAAWGDRWLTDEPPVDFRHGDHPFDPALMCRGCGEEVAPGSVHVHVRAPGWDLAGPVE
- a CDS encoding SDR family oxidoreductase — encoded protein: MQIPGSVALVTGANRGLGRAFARALVARGARTVYAGARDPGTVTDPGVVPIELDITDPEQVAAVARRLDDVTLLVNNAGVSGSASFLGAGTSDPARAEMETNYFGTLSMSRAFAPVLARNGGGALVNVLSVLSFMTLPQVGSYSASKAAAWSLTNALRLDLAAQGTLVVGVHAGFIDTEMAAAVPLPKIAPEDVAGQTLDAVEAGAYEVLVDHYSRDAKAALSAAPEVLYPALRA
- a CDS encoding AfsR/SARP family transcriptional regulator, whose amino-acid sequence is MLTFRVLGALEAWDGDRRADLRGPRHRAVLARLVLARGHVVPVDRLIEDLWHGESPHRALGSVQTFVSHLRRALEPDRAPRTPSTVLVTAPPGYAFRVGTDEVDAWRFEALVHRAGGLLAAGAAQDALRELTAALDLWRGPAYAQFADEPWARPEAARLEELRLVAVERRAEAGLAIGQASGIVPGLEAHAAAHPLREESWRLLALALYRCARQGDALAVLRRVRAALREELGVEPGSRLQRLEADILAHSAELDAPEAVPTPAAAPGAPAARREVAEPVRVSDELEEDVPVARTSTLIGRAVETADLLNAAKRADGRLAVALVSGDPGEGKTALTEHVRELLAAEGWRAAWGRCPESGGAPAGWPWTQMLRTLAAVSPPDEDTARVLAPLLADSYSPVGDQAAAKLMLHQAVVGYLARATAETPWLLVLDDVHRADEETLALLCHLATDRDATGRVLLVVTYRHNEVGDLLADALARLARCGPERVELTGLAPEAVGDLVRGAVSAAIDEDTVRAIVDRTAGNPFYVLETARVLAAEGAHAAVSEVPVGVRDVIRRHVAGLPKAAQEVLKQACVLGRDIDVDVLLAQSGTDEDTVLDAVESALLTGLLVEPDAGQLRFTHALVRDTLYEDLSQLRRARMHARTAEAIEAVRPRDVSALAHHYLASASRATAAKAAHYARLAASDAEIHFAYREAAELWRGALAAFDRSGATDEAARAELQAGVTRSLAQSGDHGHD